The following are encoded together in the Candidatus Methylomirabilis oxygeniifera genome:
- a CDS encoding exported protein of unknown function (Evidence 5 : No homology to any previously reported sequences), which translates to MKRALTFVVLAIALSGCASLAVRPCDSIATRDSKYAARFFLGIITLGISEAGIQHEQFLEASEGWRFCSPRVAWQGPPQAMGTPRTPGTLINVTKWTVNVYLDVDPASAGIPPLFTLRPGESRQLALAPGPHRIVARPTVETVGGTAPSERYDRQIQIDPRDRSFRLQLSEGEFK; encoded by the coding sequence GTGAAACGTGCGCTGACGTTTGTTGTATTGGCAATTGCCCTTTCGGGATGCGCCAGCCTTGCAGTTCGTCCCTGTGATTCGATCGCAACCCGCGATTCGAAGTATGCCGCACGGTTCTTTCTCGGAATCATTACCCTCGGCATTTCCGAGGCGGGCATTCAGCATGAGCAGTTTCTCGAGGCCAGCGAGGGATGGCGATTCTGCTCCCCACGGGTTGCCTGGCAGGGTCCGCCACAGGCCATGGGTACGCCCAGAACGCCTGGGACATTGATCAATGTTACCAAATGGACGGTCAACGTCTATCTGGACGTTGACCCGGCCAGTGCCGGAATTCCACCCCTTTTCACGCTTCGACCAGGCGAATCACGTCAACTTGCCCTGGCGCCTGGGCCTCACCGGATCGTTGCCAGACCGACCGTGGAGACTGTCGGCGGGACGGCGCCCTCCGAACGGTACGATCGGCAGATCCAGATCGACCCACGAGATCGAAGCTTTCGCCTTCAACTTTCCGAAGGAGAGTTCAAGTAG